The following are from one region of the Pseudorasbora parva isolate DD20220531a chromosome 12, ASM2467924v1, whole genome shotgun sequence genome:
- the hyal1 gene encoding hyaluronidase-1: MGEIGRRTCLLLVFGISSVFGRPSSLLTHLPFFSVWNAPTERCTSQFGVELDLSVFDIVHNRDQAFMGDNITIFYSDKLGEYPYYARYSKPVYGGVPQNGSLKQHLWKAYGDLRADIPNRDFHGLAVVDWEKWRPLWERNWDTKAVYWKGSKSLVKAKHPNWNPGQIETEAVREFEDASRAFMEETLKLGRRERPGGLWGFYGFPGCYNYQYKKNGTYTGECPALEMKRNDKLAWLWNVSSALYPDIYLDLGLRGRGQDILMYSRHRILEAMRVREQSSHQPPPVFPYARIAYTYSMVFLSQEDLVHTIGESVALGASGIVLWGDGNYSKTKTACEEVQQYLDGTLGHYIVNVTEAAFLCSRTVCSSQGRCVRKDWSGSAHLHLDPAEWTIIPRAGRPAPITAGPSYVAQRRLRTAGDEARGFTDKFRCQCFPGWGGEQCQKPVPGETFT; this comes from the exons ATGGGCGAGATTGGACGTCGAACGTGTCTTCTGCTGGTGTTTGGCATCTCGTCTGTTTTCGGCCGTCCCTCTTCTCTTCTCACACATCTCCCGTTTTTTTCCGTGTGGAACGCGCCGACAGAGCGTTGCACGTCTCAATTTGGGGTCGAGCTGGACTTGAGCGTCTTTGACATCGTGCACAACCGCGACCAGGCCTTTATGGGCGACAACATCACCATTTTCTACTCGGATAAGTTGGGAGAGTATCCTTACTATGCCCGTTACAGTAAACCAGTGTATGGAGGTGTTCCTCAGAACGGCAGCCTAAAACAGCACCTTTGGAAGGCCTATGGCGACCTGCGGGCTGACATCCCAAATCGTGACTTTCATGGGCTGGCTGTCGTCGATTGGGAAAAGTGGAGGCCGCTGTGGGAACGTAACTGGGACACTAAAGCAGTGTACTGGAAGGGCTCCAAATCCTTAGTGAAAGCCAAACATCCTAACTGGAATCCAGGTCAGATAGAAACGGAAGCTGTGCGGGAATTCGAGGATGCTTCGCGGGCCTTTATGGAGGAGACTTTAAAACTGGGCCGGAGAGAGCGTCCTGGAGGATTATGGGGGTTTTACGGCTTCCCCGGTTGCTATAATTATCAGTACAAGAAGAACGGGACGTATACGGGTGAGTGTCCGGCTCTGGAGATGAAGAGGAACGATAAACTGGCCTGGCTGTGGAACGTCAGCTCGGCCTTGTATCCTGATATCTATCTGGATCTGGGGCTCCGGGGCCGCGGTCAGGATATCCTAATGTACAGCCGGCATCGAATTCTGGAGGCCATGAGGGTGAGAGAACAGAGCTCACACCAACCACCGCCTGTCTTCCCCTACGCCAGGATCGCCTACACTTACTCAATGGTGTTCCTCTCACAG GAGGACTTAGTGCACACTATTGGTGAGAGCGTCGCTCTGGGAGCTTCTGGTATTGTGCTGTGGGGCGATGGAAACTACTCCAAAACGAAG ACAGCCTGTGAAGAGGTTCAGCAATACCTGGATGGGACTCTTGGCCATTATATCGTGAATGTGACCGAGGCCGCATTTCTCTGCAGCCGGACCGTGTGCTCGTCCCAGGGCCGATGTGTCAGAAAGGACTGGAGCGGCTCGGCCCATCTGCATCTGGACCCGGCTGAATGGACCATCATTCCCAGAGCAGGGCGGCCCGCTCCCATTACCGCAGGTCCGTCTTATGTAGCTCAGAGGAGGCTGAGGACGGCTGGAGATGAGGCGAGAGGATTCACGGACAAGTTTAGGTGCCAATGTTTCCCAGGCTGGGGAGGAGAACAGTGTCAGAAACCAGTGCCTGGAGAGACTTTCACATAA